In Dama dama isolate Ldn47 chromosome 22, ASM3311817v1, whole genome shotgun sequence, the genomic window cctagaaagcagagacattactttatcaacaaaggtccgtctagtcaaggctatggtttttccagtagtcatgtatggatgtgagagttggactataaagaaagctgagcaccgaagaattgatgcttttgaactgtcatgttggagaaaactcttgagagtcccttgaactgcaaggagatccaaccaatccatcctaaaagagatcagtcctgaatgttcattggaaggactgatgctgaagctgaaaccccaatactttggccacctgatgtgaaaagctgactcacttgaaaagaccctgatgctgggaaagattgggggcaggaggagaaggggaccacagaggatgagatggttggacggcatcaccaacttaatggacgtgagtttaagtggactctgggagttggtgatggacagagaggcctggagtgctgcagtccatggggtcgaaaagagtgggacacaacagagtgactgaactgaactggtgatccagtggttgatgCCAGCCTGCAGGGGACAATTGggaaactaggatcctgcatgccacgtgagaaaagaaaaaaaattttttttcttataagagttgaacattttattaatatatggttcctttttctctttgaaatcctattttctttctagaattttatactgTATTTTCATATCAAATGTCTTAttcatcatttcattttctatgtATTAAAGTTTCTTTTGGATTGTTATTGCAATTATTGAAACAATTAAGCAAAGCAATATATTACAACCTTAATAACTATCAAACAGgaagtaaaattttttaatggaaatgccTCTTTTAATAAGATAGAGACTAAAAATAGTAGTTCCTGTATCCATGGAAAAATATTATCTGGacaatttttttctccctttctataGCCATTAAGTGCTGAGAAACTTTGATCACACAATTTAGTAGGTGGGACTGGAAAGAGTTTTGTTATGGTAATGTCCCTCAATTATTTGATCTTCCAAGTTATATGGCAGAAATCCAGTAATCTATCTTAAGAAATTAAAGGATCAGCTGAAAGTTCCATGTagtcctcctcctcttttgttgaaAACTAAGAACCAGAATTCTGATTTGCAAAAGGATATGTTGCCAAGTCATTACTCTTTTCACAATATTAGGGTTTCTAATTGTCCTCTATTTGTCACCTCTGAGATTTTTAACATTCATGGCAAAGCCCATCCTGAGATTTCGAGtagaagagaaatatttttgtttgtaaagTGGAAgggtgcaatttttaaaaaatttctcagtCATATCAATTTTAGAAAAGACTATatatgatgggacttccctggtggcccagtggttaagaatcccccttgcaatgcaggggacactaacatcccacatgccacacgcttatggagcaagtaagccctcccagggcaactagagagtagctccacTTGagtcaactagagaaagcccacgtacaACAGTGAacacccagtgcagtcaaaaataaaaataaattcttttaaaatgtcatttgatCACGAAGGCCTTCTCAAGATAGCCCATGTAAACACTATCTTACAAGTATACATCGCTCCACCTCTCTTCCCCCTGAACACTATCCCTTTCCtatactttaaatttttgttttagttaGCAATTGCCTGATATTTGTCTATCTCCCCACTAGAGTGTTAACGCCACAGGTGCAGGAACTCATTTGTTCACTGCTGTGCCACAGTAGCTGGCACATTGTGTGGACCATCAGACCTTCAACACTTGGTCCAGTAAATCCATGACTGTCCATCTTCCTTACAGCCTAAATGACATCTTCTCTCAGATCAGGAAACTCCTTCCCTCATGCTGCTTGCtgctgcctgctaagtcgcttcaagctgggtccaagtctttgcagccccatggactgtagcccattaggctcctctgtccatgggattctccaagcaagaatactggagtggtttgccttctccagaaggtgatcttcccaagccagggatccaacccacattccttttgtctcctgcattggcaggcgggttctttaccactagtgccacctgggaaaccctttttGTATGCTACTTCTCTAACAATTTGGGAAATCACTCAGAAGAGTAGGAGACCCCACTCAACCCCCAAATGGGGGCTTCACTACCTGTAGAAATAAGAATCGTTCAACAAGCTACTCCGCAAGGGCCCTAACAGCTGACAATCCTGTGACTCCGTCTGGCCAAGCTTGTGAGACTTtgaaactggaaagaaagaagcagGGAGAAGGAAGTCAGCTTAGATGAAATTGAGAGAGAAGGCAGTCTAgcctgtttaaaaacatgtactTATGCCTTCACCTTTTCAGCGTCTGAAGACCACCGCTTTTAAACTAAATCTCTTCCTCTGGGGAGAGCGCGAAGAGCCAGTAACAGGTCTCCCGAGGCAGCGCCATTTAAAGTCGGCCCAGGGGCCTCAGCGTCTACCTTAAGAGGGGCTCCACCCACATTTCAGCTCTTTGTTAGTCAACCGTGCCCAACCGAGAACAGTGTAAATATTCTGTTCACAAAATGCATTTCACTGTGAACAAAGCGTACGGATAGCGATCTAATTCAGCTGGGACCTCGGCGCCTGACCAACTCCCCTAAGAACGGACCAGGCGCCTCCATCATGGCCGCCGGCGACAGCGCTGAAAGGCAACTGATAGGAAATGGCGCCGGGGCGCGCGGACAGTCTCGCCAGGTCCAGGGCGACGGGGCCAGAGGGCTGGCAAGACCGTCTAGGAGCGCCGGCCAGGGTCCCTGAAGACGGTCCTCGGATTTTAACACCTAGAAACCCTGAAACTTGACGCCTGCAATATGGAGGACGGTTATTGTCTCTGCCGAGCGATTTGTACGAGCAGGCCCTGATTCCGTCCCGCGTCGGAACCCGGCAAAATCCTCTATTCTCTAAACAGAATGCGTTACGCACACTGCGCATCTTCGCAATAGTGGGCCGGCTAACGACGCCAAGAATGTTACGtcgctctccccctcccctccccacccctagtTCTGGTTCAGGAGGCGCGAGAACTCTGCGCCCAATCCGTACTTTGTTTTTCTGCTACAGACCGCGAAGTGCGCCCGTCTCCGCAACTGACGTAAAACGCTTCCAAGAATACCCCTAGTGCTCCGCGAAGCCCTCGGGCTATTCCGAGACGCTGTTTACGTATCGGCTCCGACGTACGTAGCGTTAAGCTGGAGCAGTCTCAGCGCTGGCCGCCATTTTGTGCAGTCGCTGGGAAGGAAGGAGACGCCTAAGCCGCGGCACTGCCGGGTTTGAGCGTAGCCAAACCTACCCACTGCTTTTATAACCCCGATTCTCTGTGTTTTGCTCCCGTCTCCGACGAGAGAGGCGGCGACGGTGGCGTCTGCGACGGGAGACAGCGCGTCGGAGCGAGAGAGCGCCGCGCCTGCCGCCGCCCCAACAGCGGAGGCGCCGCCGCCATCGGTCGTCACCAGACCGGAGCCGCAGGCCCTCCCGAGCCCGGCCATCCGTGCCCCGCTCCCAGATCTCTATCCGTTTGGGACCATGCGCGGAGGCGGCTTTGGGGACCGGGACCGGGATCGTGACCGTGGAGGGTAAGGggtgaggaggagaggaaaggcCTTGTGtgcgcggggggcggggaggaggttGCTTCCTTAGGAGACCGCAGCCTGCGGTCAAGCGGAAGACTGGGGAGCCGACTGCAGGCCTAGGAGCGAAGCTTCCCACTGGGAGGCGAGGTGACCCGGGACTTAACAGCAGTTTAGTGCGGGGCCTCTGGTGGGCTTGGGACCCCGGGTCGCTGGCGGGgcgatggggggaggggggcggcggCTTGGCGACGCCCCAGCCCCTGCTTGCGGACGGTCGTCGTGGCGCGGCGCGGCCGGGCCTCAGCCCCACAGGCAGCAGGAGGGGAGCTCTGGCCTCCGCCGACTCGGCCCGGGCCTCCTCAGTTTCCCGGCTTTCGAGCCCGGCGGGTTTGAGCGAATCATTTGATCTCTGCAGGGCTAGTGTTCATCCGTGAAACGCGGATGTTCTTGCTGAGAGAGAAGGATGAGGTCTCCGAGTTCACCCTGGGAAAGTCTTTTAACGGCAAATGGCTTCCCTGTTTATGGAACTGGAAACATGGTTCGAAACTAGAGACTTTTAAGAAGCGGACttgcagattttaaaatattttaaaattacgtTTAGTTGTACTTTAAAGTAACTCGAAGGAAGCACATTGGAATGCCAGCGACATTTGCTGGCATTATTTGCTGTCTAAAACTGTTGTTTGGCGGGAGGGaggagttttttgttttaacgtttcttttttcttctctaattggcCTGAAGCATTAACGTCTTGGTCTAACTTGAAATTTTTTGATCTAGTAATGCCACGGTTACTGGGTTGGAAGTTAACAGGATTAAACGTTAAGTCTTCCCAGATGAGATTCAAATCCTAAGGTTCCTGTTAATCGAAAAAGTCGCTTTAAGAAAAGTTTCATCTGTGAATAAAAATTTTTGGGACGCCACGTCTTAATATatatagattgtgtgtgtgtgaccttgggcgagaTCCTGAACCTTTGTGAGCAGATTTTCTCGTCCGAAGATGGGGATGGTAATTGCATTGTTCCCCGGAATTGAGATGGTGTGTGTAATTGTCTCTGTAGTAGGCATTCTGTTAAAGCTGTTTTCTCCAAACATTTTTGTCTTCTGTGGTTCAAATGCACATCTACCAGACCTAGTAGTCACACGCTCCtcaattattatttgttttactgtggctcagctggtagagaatccgcctgcaatgcgggaaacctgggttcgatccctggcttgggaacgtcccctggagaagggaaaggctacgcactccagtattctggcctggagaattccgtggactgtatatagtccatgggatcgcaaagagtcggacacgactgagcgactttcacttactaaATAAAAAGGACTGTTTTGACTTATACTTTGTTCGGAAAGGAAATACTTGATTTTAGCTTTAAATTCAAAAGACTATAAGTGAAATGTTTGCTTAGTGTTTCACAGTATAGCCAAATTTATAGTGAATTTCAATACAACCACTTAGGGAAAAGAACTTGATGTTTCCTAGTAAAATGAAAATGACCCAGAATTCCTCTCAAGCCTTATACCCTAGACTCATAGGCCTAGAAAAACCCTTGTACATGTACTTACATATCCATGTTTATAACAGTGTTGTTTATGACAATATTAAAACAGTTCAAATGTCTGGATAAATTCGTCCCATAGAATACAGTACAGCAGTGAAAAAAAACATATCAGGATGTATGATTCACAAacataaatattaagtaaaaatacAAGGTGTCCTAGAAGGATAAGCTAAGGAACAGATGACAAGACCAGAATAAAAGGGAATGGTTAAAATTCGAGGTACTCATTGGTATGATGGGGATTCTAACCTTGAAGTAGGCACATAGAAGCTACTGAAGTACTGATAACGTTATTTCTTTACCAtggatgttttatatatatgctttaataagAAAAGGTTTATTATTTGAAAAGCCAAAAAATTGAGTTGCTGATCCATACTTAGTTTATCCCATATTGACTCTTAAGTATCAGATATTaagaaaagacttaaaaaataatgtttcaaaCAAAATGGCCTTGTGTAAGGTCTGTGCCCTAACTCCACCTTTACTATgaaatttctttcattatttgaaTTGCTATTGTTCTGTTCTTAACTGTACAGAGCTGAAATGGATTATTTTGAAAGGGGAATGAGTGAGGTAGTGTATGTACATGTACAGTCCAAACGTGCATTGTAGATGATTCTGCATGTTAATGTATAAATCTTCGAAACTGGCATTTATTGCAAatctaaattaaaattaatactcAAAACATTAATGAGCAGCGTAGTATGCAGGGGGTTAGGATATGTAGATATTTAAATGATGATGCAAATGCACTCAGGTTCTACAAGAGGAAAGGCTCTCTTGGATATTGTAGTCAACCTTATACAGGTGGTAGAAAGCGTATTTTTAAGAATCCCATGTTTCAAATTACAGTATATCTTTAGAGAAGGATGATATATAGCTTGGTTAAAAAGCCAATGCaatagaggaaaaggaaaaactttgaaaaataagggCTATTTTGAATAAGTCTTGAACATTGTTTTCAAaagttctgttttcttctaggttgtTATTTTAAGGTCTGAGTAATATTGGAGTGCAGCAGCAGCATTAAAATGGCATTTTTTAGGaacaacatttgttgttgttcagtcactaaattgtgtccaactctttgcaaccctgtggactgcagcacaccatgcttccctgtcctatctcccagagtttgctcaaatttgcgtccactgaatcagtggtgctatccaaccatctcatcctctccctccctctctcctgccttggctctttcccagcattagggtattttGTGAAGAACCACGTAATTAGACAGCCAATATCTGAAAATTAGTCTTTGGTCATTTTTCTTTGCAAGACTGACAGTTTAAAGACTTGGCTTTTTTATTTGTAGAGAACCTTAGTTATTGATAGAATTGTTAGTTGCTTCACctaaaagggagggaggaggggtcaGTCTCCTGTTTGGTCTTAAGCCTGAGGACGTGTTGAAGGTGTTGATTGGTATTGATCAACagtaatataaatggaatctgcCAGGTTCTGTCTTTTTGAATGTAAATACTTAATGGTCCCAATAAAAtttcctgccatcaatctttgtatatttgtatttagAGAAATATCTAGCCAGCTCTTTAAGCCAAGAACTTTCAAGACCATTTTGAGTTCCAGGAAATTGACGTGCTTTAGAAGTACATCTACTGCCTGTTGATTAGTAAACTCCTGGAACCACTTGCAAGATGATGTTATGAATGAGTTAGAGTAGAAAAGGAGAATTAAATTTGGTGTAGTGTTTTCAGGAGTAAGGAAATGGGATGAAAACATTGTTATTGGTACACCAAAACAATGTCCTGCACTTTAATAGGTTGAAATACAGAAATGAAGACCATCTTAGTCTTACGATTCTTCTTAGGAAACAGAACATTTCAAGTTTGGCTAATGGCCATATTTGTATTCCAGTTGAACTTGTCTGTTGTGAAAGCAAGGTAAAGcaaaaagaatgattttttaaattgttttaaagacCTTAGATAACTTTCTACCTGTCCACAGTTTTGCCCTAATTTAAACTGAATGTCCTCACTTAGCTTCATTTCAGAATATTACATAACAGTAGCGATTTCTGTTCACTTCAGTATCTCTAGCACCACTTAAAACAATACCTGGTTTATGGTTGATACCCAgtaactatttgttgaatgaatataatTACTGCCAGTTTGTATTAAGTGTTTACTATGTCAGATACTGTTTTAAGTACtttacacaaatatttttttggAGGGGGCTGGTAGTATCTTAAGAGTTGCATCTTTTTGCATGTTTTTATGGCACCTGagatattttgctttaaaaatactaataaaaacaaataaaaaaaatactaataaactGAAATTTTTGATGTTTCTAGATTTGGAGCAAGAGGTGGTGGTGGCCTTCCCCCAAAGAAATTTGGTAATCCTGGGGAACGTCTACGTAAAAAGAAGTGGGATTTGAGTGAGCTCCCCAAGTTTGAGAAGAATTTTTATGTTGAACATCCAGAAGTGGCAAGACTGACTCCAGTAAGTTTGAGGGGTggtatttatttaccttttcttcACATGCAGTAGTGAACCAAGGAGATAAATTAGCCAAAGTTTACTCATATATAGAAAGTTTACTCATATATATACAAAGTTTACTCTTGTATTTTTTATTCTGGTGTGGTGGGACTTTTCCTTTGGTTCTTGTTAGGAAAGCTGATACTCGTAAGAGAAAGCACTTGATTCTCATATGTTGATTATATTTCATCTTTCTGAGTCAGCTATTCTCATGTGGAAAATGAAACTCACTACCTGCTTCGTTGACTTAGAAAGTTGTGTGAAGTTGAACATACATGAAAAGCACTGTAAGAAGTGTTAAACATATTTTCCATTGTAATTGTGAATTTGATCATTGTTATGCTTTATTGGAACATAAAGTTTTGCACATTTAGAATAAATTGGTTACTGATTTGTCTTACTTTCTTTCTTAAATAGTATGAGGTTGATGAATTACGCCGAAAGAAAGAGATTACAGTGAGAGGGGGAGATGTTTGTCCTAAACCCGTGTTTGCCTTCCATCATGCTAACTTCCCACGTAAGTGCTTTTCAGTTGGGGATATTAATTGTTAATTTAGCTTGAATGGTCACTGTGGTCATAAGTTATTTAAAGGTTTTGACCCAGCTCAGGATTTTGTTGAAAAGACAAATAGAAACTTTTCACAAAAGTTCTTCGAGTTTTTTGGGTGAGTTTATCTTTTTAATGTGCATGTGTTCTCAGTTTAGAACTTTTTTGGGTCTTTTGCAGGGgggttttttaatttgtttggttTTCATCTTTCCTTGGGGTTTTGCCTCTACGTTTtagaaaaacagcaaaataaaattgctttctaCCTGGATAAAATTTGGATTAGATAAACAGCAGGTGGCTTCTAGGTACCTATGCCTTGTACCTTAGATACTTTAGAGCAATGGTTCTCAAGTTTTCGAGAATAAGGGTGGATGGCTATGGTAGTAGCCTTCTTGAGAAACAGCAGGTCAAAGAACTGAATTTCAGTAACTGAAGACAAAACTACTGCTTCTCTTGGAGAGATGTAAAGCTGGATAATTATTGCCTTTGGTGAGCTTAAGaagtttttataatttcttttggcTGTAGGTTCACTTTTTAGTTTTACCTAAAAACAGTAATATCTGTTCTTGTACAGAATACGTAATGGATGTGTTGATGGATCAGCACTTCACAGAACCAACTCCAATTCAGTGCCAGGGATTTCCCTTGGCTCTTAGTGGCCGGGATATGGTGGGCATTGCTCAGACTGGCTCTGGGAAGACGTTGGCGGTATGTACCCGCAAGGGAAGACTTTGCATATTGTGGTAACTTACTTTGCTGTtgtaaatattacatatattctcaatgcttaaaattttaattcagatAGTGGAAGTAATGTTTTAGCTTTTTTAGCTATCTGAAATATGTGGAAGCATTTTATGTTCACATTTGCACTGCATATATGTGTAAGAGATGtgaattctgttttccttttcctagtTACTTAGACATTATCAATTACTGTGATAACTTAGAACAGTTGATATAATGGCTTAGTTTTGGTATAAGACTgtccttctttcctcctccagtaTTTGCTACCTGCAATTGTTCATATTAACCACCAGCCTTACTTGGAAAGAGGAGATGGCCCAATTGTAAGTGTGTTTCAGTTTGTTTATACTTCTAAAAATAACTACAATTTATTATTATGTTTCAGGCACTGTACTTTACATGTGTTCTCAGATTTCATTCTCAACCCCACCTTCCATATCTGGAGGAAATATTGTCTTACTGGTAAATCTTAGGTACAAAgcagttaagtgacttgcccagggtcagacAGTAATTAAATTGCTGAGCTCGAATTTGAATCggtcttacttttatttttttattttttatttttttaatatttatttatttatggccacatgttttgtggaatcttagttccccaacccgggattgaacccatgccctgctgctttggaagcacagagtcttaaccactggaccaccagggaagtccctcagtcttACTTTTAACTACTGTGTCTATTAGCATCACATGTAGGCATTTTCTGTGCATTAAATACAGATGCACTGCTTAATTGCCCATCGATACTATGAGGGATACAAAGGTATAAAATGAGATTCTTGATCTGTGGATAAGTCAGGTTTGGGATGTGTATTTTTTAAGTAATGCTTTTGTAAGTGTTTATAGAGCAGCACCATTTTCTGGTTTGATCATTTTCAGTTAATGCTATTTACTGTAAAATTTCAGTAGTGGTCTTCAAACATTTTGAATGtactttcttaactttttttttaatagagcttGCACTCACTGTATGTTTGTAAATATGTACATTATACAGTATGTCTTGATGCACAACAATAAGTAGTGCATCAACTTTTCATTACATAATATGTATTTCATATGGCTAATGGCATTAGCTATATTATCATTAACTAATGTCTAATGGATTGATATACCAAGTGAGAGTTATTGTTACCAGTGTATATGATTCCAGTTTCAAAGTGTCTTAATTTTATTTGACCAACTTCTTGTCACAGTGTGTATAAATCATCCTTGTTTTTGCCAGCTTTGCCTGGCCAAGACCTTAAACTAGATGTCAGGAAAATGTCAGCTCTGCTCTTTTCTTGTTCTGATATCTAAGTAAAATTTGGGACTTAACCTGGTTTTGTTACAGGAATATTGTAGCTACTTAATCATTTTGTGAGCTGTTTAGTTAAAACTAGGTAATACAGTCTATAAATCTACTTACGTAGCACACATTAATGAATTGTGTCAAAAGTCAGCCATCATACTACATGGCAAATATTAGTTCTCAAATTGGATTGACCAAAagattcattcaggtttttctgtaagatgttaggGATATAATTTTTAGCCACATTACAGTGCAATATCTTACACCTGCTGCCTTCTCAAGCCCCCACCCCAGATTAGACAATAGAGAATTAAATaacctttttgtgcttttttttgttCCCCTTAAACTTGGGGTGGTGTCTCAAatgatttgtttgttttagtgTCTAGTTCTGGCTCCTACCAGAGAGCTTGCCCAGCAAGTACAGCAAGTGGCCGATGACTATGGCAAATGTTCCAGATTGAAGAGCACTTGCATTTATGGAGGTGCTCCTAAAGGTCCCCAGATTCGAGATTTAGAGAGAGGTAAGAAAAAAAGAGCATTTAAgaatttttagtttcattttaccaggttttgtaaatgaaattgaAGAGGAAAATAGTGGAtttctggtggggtgggggggaatcagTATTTCAGTAGCTTAGAAATTCTCAAATATGGTTAAAATGCTATTTTAGGAAAGTCCAGTGTGGCTAGAGACTTTAACGGGATTTCAGATGTTTATACATAAATTCTTGTTACATCATGTTTTTTCCAGGTACTTGTTGAAGCTTGAACAGCATTTAAAGAATTCTTGGTTGAATAgatctttggttttgttttacagGTGTTGAGATCTGTATAGCTACTCCTGGACGCCTGATAGATTTCCTGGAGTCAGGAAAGACAAATCTTCGCCGATGTACTTACCTTGTACTGGATGAAGCTGACAGAATGCTTGATATGGGCTTTGAACCCCAAATTCGTAAAATTGTTGACCAAATCAGGGTGTGTAAAGCTTGTGTTTTTTTATACCCTTTGCCTATAGTGGTTCCTTAATCTAAAAGAAAGTCTTTCTTTTCCTGATAGCCTGATCGGCAGACATTAATGTGGAGTGCCACCTGGCCGAAAGAAGTAAGACAGCTGGCAGAGGATTTCCTTCGTGATTACACGCAGATCAACGTAGGCAATCTGGAGTTGAGTGCCAACCACAACATCCTCCAGATTGTGGATGTCTGCATGGAAAGTGAAAAAGACCACAAGTATGAGAGATTCCACTGTTTTGATAATGCT contains:
- the DDX17 gene encoding probable ATP-dependent RNA helicase DDX17 isoform X2 yields the protein MRGGGFGDRDRDRDRGGFGARGGGGLPPKKFGNPGERLRKKKWDLSELPKFEKNFYVEHPEVARLTPYEVDELRRKKEITVRGGDVCPKPVFAFHHANFPQYVMDVLMDQHFTEPTPIQCQGFPLALSGRDMVGIAQTGSGKTLAYLLPAIVHINHQPYLERGDGPICLVLAPTRELAQQVQQVADDYGKCSRLKSTCIYGGAPKGPQIRDLERGVEICIATPGRLIDFLESGKTNLRRCTYLVLDEADRMLDMGFEPQIRKIVDQIRPDRQTLMWSATWPKEVRQLAEDFLRDYTQINVGNLELSANHNILQIVDVCMESEKDHKLIQLMEEIMAEKENKTIIFVETKRRCDDLTRRMRRDGWPAMCIHGDKSQPERDWVLNEFRSGKAPILIATDVASRGLDVEDVKFVINYDYPNSSEDYVHRIGRTARSTNKGTAYTFFTPGNLKQARELIKVLEEANQAINPKLMQLVDHRGGGGGGGGRSRYRTTSSANNPNLMYQDECDRRLRGVKDGGRRDSASYRDRGETDRAGYANGSGYGSPNSAFGAQAGQYTYGQGTYGAAAYGTSGYTAQEYGAGTYGASSTTSTGRSSQSSSQQFSGIGRSGQQPQPLMSQQFAQPPGATNMIGYMGQTAYQYPPPPPPPPPSRK